The following are from one region of the Rosettibacter firmus genome:
- a CDS encoding succinate dehydrogenase cytochrome b subunit, translated as MNWFLNALKSSIGKKIIMAVTGVCIMIFLIIHLINNLSLYGGPQLFNTVVKNLDIIKPIVRIIEIILALIFIFHIYDGVKLWFENRRARPIKYKINATSENTDIFSRTMIWSGSIIFIFLVIHLRTFWISFNLGHPLAQSHNYYQIVVEAFQSPVYSFFYIVALIIMGFHLMHGFQSAFQTFGWNNKKYFPVIKMLGVIYTLIMVIGFVSIPIYFLFFYGGN; from the coding sequence ATGAACTGGTTTTTAAATGCATTAAAGTCTTCTATTGGTAAAAAAATTATTATGGCTGTAACAGGGGTTTGCATTATGATTTTTCTTATTATTCATCTCATCAATAATCTTTCACTTTATGGTGGCCCCCAGCTATTCAACACAGTTGTAAAAAATCTTGATATAATAAAACCAATAGTAAGAATAATCGAAATTATTTTAGCACTAATCTTTATCTTTCATATTTATGATGGGGTAAAGCTTTGGTTTGAAAACAGAAGAGCAAGACCAATTAAGTACAAAATTAATGCTACTTCTGAAAATACAGATATTTTTTCTCGAACTATGATATGGAGTGGTAGTATTATTTTTATTTTTCTTGTTATTCATTTAAGAACATTCTGGATATCATTTAATTTAGGACATCCTCTTGCACAAAGTCATAATTATTATCAAATAGTAGTAGAAGCTTTTCAAAGTCCAGTTTACTCTTTCTTTTACATAGTTGCACTAATTATAATGGGTTTTCATTTAATGCATGGTTTTCAAAGTGCTTTTCAAACTTTTGGCTGGAACAATAAAAAATATTTTCCTGTTATTAAAATGCTTGGTGTGATTTATACTTTAATTATGGTTATTGGTTTTGTATCAATTCCAATTTACTTTTTATTTTTCTATGGAGGTAATTAA
- a CDS encoding fumarate reductase/succinate dehydrogenase flavoprotein subunit, whose protein sequence is MTLDSKVPAGPLKDKWENHKFNMKLVSPANKRKYDIIIVGTGLAGASAAASLGELGYNVKVFTYHDSARRAHSIAAQGGINAAKNYQNDGDSVYRLFYDTIKGGDFRSREANVYRLAEVSGNIIDQCVAQGVPFAREYGGMLDNRSFGGALVSRTFYAKGQTGQQLLLGAYSAMNRQIKLGKVKLYARREMVDLVVIDGIARGIIVRNLVTGEFEKYSAHAVILATGGYSNVFFLSTNAMNCNATAIWRAHKRGAAFANPCFTQIHPTCIPLHGEVQSKLTLMSESLRNDGRIWVSKIKGDMRHPNDIPEEERDYFLERKYPTYGNLSPRDISSRAAKEVVDEGRGAQGQEAVYLDFRDAINRLGRKVIEERYGNLFEMYKTITGEDPYEVPMKIYPAPHYTMGGLWVDYNLMSTIPGLFVAGEANFSDHGANRLGASALMQGLADGYFILPYTIGNYLATEKPSLINIDHPEFDKFKKEIEDFTHKLLSVKGKRTVDSIHKQLGRIMWNKVGMARSEQGLKEAINEIRELREEFWKNVNVVGSANDLNQCLERAGRVADYLELGELMAIDALHRNESCGAHFRVEYQTEEGEALRNDEEYAYVAAWEFKEIGKWELHKEPLVFETVQLATRSYK, encoded by the coding sequence ATTACATTAGATTCAAAAGTTCCTGCTGGTCCACTTAAAGATAAATGGGAAAATCATAAATTTAATATGAAGCTGGTTAGTCCAGCTAATAAAAGAAAATATGACATTATTATTGTAGGAACTGGACTTGCAGGTGCATCGGCTGCTGCATCACTTGGCGAACTGGGATATAATGTAAAAGTTTTTACATACCACGATAGTGCTCGAAGAGCACACAGTATTGCTGCTCAAGGTGGAATCAATGCTGCTAAAAATTATCAAAACGATGGTGATTCTGTTTATAGACTTTTTTATGATACAATAAAAGGTGGCGATTTTCGCTCACGAGAGGCAAATGTTTATCGACTTGCTGAAGTAAGTGGAAATATTATTGACCAATGCGTAGCTCAAGGTGTTCCATTTGCTCGTGAATATGGAGGAATGCTCGATAATCGATCTTTTGGTGGTGCTCTTGTTTCAAGAACTTTTTATGCAAAAGGCCAAACAGGTCAACAACTTTTGCTGGGTGCTTATTCAGCTATGAATAGACAAATTAAGCTCGGAAAAGTAAAACTTTATGCAAGACGAGAAATGGTTGATCTTGTTGTAATTGATGGAATTGCTCGTGGGATAATAGTTAGAAATCTTGTTACAGGTGAATTCGAAAAATATTCTGCTCATGCAGTTATACTTGCTACAGGTGGATATTCCAATGTTTTCTTTTTATCAACTAATGCTATGAACTGTAATGCTACAGCAATCTGGAGAGCACATAAAAGAGGAGCTGCTTTTGCAAATCCATGCTTTACTCAAATTCATCCTACATGTATACCTCTGCATGGCGAAGTACAATCTAAACTTACATTGATGAGTGAAAGTTTACGCAACGATGGAAGAATCTGGGTTTCAAAAATAAAAGGTGATATGAGACATCCAAATGATATACCCGAAGAAGAAAGAGATTATTTCCTCGAAAGAAAATATCCAACTTATGGAAATCTGAGTCCTCGTGATATCTCATCACGTGCTGCAAAAGAAGTTGTTGACGAAGGTCGTGGGGCTCAGGGTCAGGAAGCTGTTTATCTCGATTTTAGAGATGCAATAAATAGACTTGGAAGAAAAGTTATTGAAGAACGATATGGAAATTTGTTTGAAATGTACAAGACAATTACTGGAGAAGATCCATATGAAGTTCCAATGAAAATTTATCCAGCTCCGCATTATACAATGGGTGGACTTTGGGTTGATTATAATTTGATGAGTACAATACCTGGACTTTTTGTTGCAGGTGAGGCAAACTTTTCAGATCATGGTGCAAATCGTTTAGGAGCAAGTGCATTAATGCAAGGACTTGCAGATGGATATTTTATACTTCCATATACTATTGGTAATTATCTTGCAACTGAAAAACCTTCACTCATTAATATTGATCATCCAGAATTTGATAAGTTTAAAAAAGAAATCGAAGATTTTACTCACAAACTTCTCTCTGTAAAAGGAAAAAGAACTGTTGATAGTATTCACAAACAATTAGGAAGAATAATGTGGAATAAAGTTGGCATGGCAAGAAGCGAACAGGGTCTAAAAGAAGCAATTAATGAAATAAGAGAACTTAGAGAAGAATTCTGGAAAAATGTTAATGTGGTTGGAAGTGCAAATGATCTTAATCAATGTCTTGAACGAGCTGGACGAGTTGCAGATTATCTTGAACTAGGAGAATTAATGGCAATTGATGCTCTACATCGTAATGAATCCTGTGGTGCTCACTTTAGAGTTGAGTATCAAACAGAAGAAGGAGAAGCTCTGCGAAATGATGAAGAATATGCTTATGTCGCTGCATGGGAATTTAAAGAAATTGGGAAGTGGGAATTACACAAAGAACCACTTGTATTTGAAACTGTTCAGTTAGCAACTCGTAGTTATAAATAG